In Peptococcus niger, one genomic interval encodes:
- the ychF gene encoding redox-regulated ATPase YchF produces the protein MKLGIVGLPNVGKSTLFNSLTKAGAESANYPFCTIDPNVGIVTVPDERLDKLSAISNSKKILPAVIEFVDIAGLVKGASKGEGLGNQFLSHIREVDAIVHVVRCFDDDNIIHVDGDIDPVRDIETINLELIFSDMEAVERRLQRTAKGQKTQDKALIAEDSCLKALHSHLEAGKSARSFTPANPDHQVYIDNLNLLTAKPVLYAANVAEDDLADGNAYVSAVQDHATGEGSEVFVVSASVEQEIAELDDADRQEFLEALGISSGGLDRLIAASYKLLGLISYLTTGEKETRAWTITKGTKAPQAAGKIHSDFERGFIRAEVISYDDFIQYKGEAGAREAGKLRLEGKEYVVQDGDVIEFLFNV, from the coding sequence ATGAAATTAGGGATTGTCGGTCTGCCGAATGTCGGCAAGAGCACCCTCTTCAACTCGTTAACCAAGGCCGGAGCAGAATCGGCCAATTACCCCTTTTGCACCATCGACCCAAACGTTGGCATTGTCACCGTGCCGGATGAGCGACTGGATAAGCTGTCCGCCATTAGCAACAGTAAAAAAATCCTACCCGCCGTCATCGAATTCGTCGACATTGCCGGCTTGGTCAAAGGCGCCAGCAAGGGCGAAGGCTTGGGCAACCAATTCCTTTCCCATATCCGTGAAGTGGACGCCATCGTTCACGTGGTCCGCTGCTTTGACGACGACAACATCATCCACGTTGACGGCGACATTGACCCAGTCCGCGACATTGAAACCATCAACCTGGAACTTATTTTTTCCGATATGGAGGCCGTTGAGCGCCGCTTACAACGCACCGCCAAGGGCCAAAAAACGCAGGATAAAGCCTTGATTGCCGAAGACAGCTGCCTAAAAGCCCTACACAGCCACCTGGAAGCCGGCAAGAGCGCCCGCAGCTTCACCCCTGCCAACCCGGACCATCAAGTCTATATTGACAACCTTAACCTGCTCACCGCCAAACCGGTGCTGTACGCCGCCAACGTCGCTGAAGACGACTTGGCAGACGGCAATGCCTACGTCTCCGCCGTGCAAGACCACGCCACAGGAGAAGGTTCTGAAGTCTTTGTGGTCTCCGCCTCGGTAGAACAGGAAATTGCCGAGTTGGACGATGCTGACCGCCAAGAATTTTTAGAAGCCCTCGGCATCAGTTCAGGCGGACTTGACCGCCTCATCGCCGCCAGCTATAAACTGCTAGGCCTCATCAGCTACCTGACCACCGGCGAAAAAGAAACCCGCGCCTGGACCATCACCAAAGGCACCAAAGCCCCCCAGGCTGCCGGTAAAATCCATTCCGACTTTGAGCGGGGATTTATCCGCGCCGAAGTCATCTCCTACGACGACTTCATTCAATACAAGGGCGAAGCCGGCGCACGTGAAGCCGGCAAACTACGCCTGGAAGGCAAAGAATACGTCGTTCAAGACGGCGACGTCATCGAATTTTTATTCAACGTTTAA
- a CDS encoding LysR family transcriptional regulator yields MKIEQLQYFIEVVKAGSVNAASKKVYISQQSLNKSLHSLEDELGFDILNRTRRGVSLTKEGEVVFNAAQAIVARFEQMQEQVQRLKTAKNDTLKGRMNIHISPMLSISILPMVYVDYMHAYPGVQVYCQEKYRDDIVKEVSHHPGDVGFVLVPNTIEVFFNNIPSNVHMEELNSYPIFMAMSPKHPLAHQRSLSVHSVAEYPLIVYEAGGSKGIHAFQNMGNMHVVLSTNNYHMCEELLREGQTLMYSYPKYIGKRVFSDFIHLPVNTKEAHFELYLVYNKEASNQERRLIDSFSGILQQYL; encoded by the coding sequence ATGAAGATCGAGCAATTGCAATATTTCATTGAAGTTGTTAAAGCAGGCTCAGTAAATGCTGCCAGCAAAAAGGTTTATATTTCTCAACAAAGTCTGAATAAATCATTACATAGCTTAGAAGATGAGCTGGGATTTGATATATTAAATCGTACACGACGAGGTGTTAGTTTAACGAAAGAAGGAGAAGTTGTTTTTAATGCTGCACAAGCGATTGTAGCCCGTTTTGAACAAATGCAAGAGCAGGTGCAGCGCCTAAAGACAGCAAAGAATGATACACTAAAGGGTCGTATGAACATCCATATTTCGCCGATGCTCAGTATTTCAATACTTCCTATGGTCTATGTAGACTATATGCATGCTTATCCTGGGGTGCAAGTGTATTGTCAAGAAAAATACCGAGATGATATTGTTAAAGAGGTTTCTCATCATCCGGGGGATGTGGGATTTGTTTTAGTGCCTAACACGATAGAGGTGTTCTTTAATAATATTCCATCAAATGTTCATATGGAAGAGCTCAACAGCTATCCTATTTTTATGGCAATGTCTCCAAAGCATCCTTTGGCTCACCAGAGATCTCTTTCCGTTCATTCGGTGGCAGAATATCCTTTAATTGTTTATGAAGCAGGTGGATCGAAAGGTATTCATGCCTTTCAGAATATGGGAAATATGCATGTGGTGTTGTCGACTAATAATTATCATATGTGTGAAGAGTTACTACGAGAAGGTCAGACATTAATGTACTCCTATCCTAAATATATTGGAAAACGGGTTTTCTCTGATTTCATACATCTTCCGGTTAATACAAAAGAAGCTCATTTTGAGCTTTATCTTGTTTATAACAAAGAGGCCAGCAATCAGGAAAGACGATTGATAGATAGTTTTAGTGGGATTTTGCAGCAGTATTTATAA
- a CDS encoding amidohydrolase family protein, with translation MAIIDCRFRPHTESILRGLTESPIFREGLLASGLDLDEYVAGAESVAKICKDLRAFGIEKAILVGRDAETTYGFKPNNDELKKFVEEDPHLFCAFAGLDPHKGMQAVRTLDHLVKEEGFVGAATDPIYNQLPIDHAKFYPIYAKCCELDIPIVITTGPARFTEGTVSAFAHPDQIDRVANDFPELRVIVSHGAWPYISEMVGCAFRNKNVYVECSEYEKFPGSEAFIEAAKGILQDRVVFASAHPFVHYKDAVALYDGFGFTDDVKEKIMYKNAKRVLGL, from the coding sequence ATGGCCATTATTGATTGTAGATTTAGACCCCATACAGAAAGCATCCTTAGAGGATTAACGGAGAGTCCCATATTTAGAGAAGGACTTCTTGCATCTGGCCTTGATTTAGATGAGTATGTTGCAGGTGCAGAATCTGTGGCTAAAATTTGTAAGGATTTGCGCGCTTTTGGGATTGAAAAAGCTATTTTAGTCGGTAGAGATGCTGAAACGACATATGGATTTAAGCCCAATAATGATGAATTAAAAAAATTTGTTGAAGAAGATCCGCATTTGTTTTGCGCTTTTGCCGGTTTAGATCCACATAAGGGGATGCAGGCAGTACGCACCTTAGATCATTTAGTTAAAGAAGAAGGGTTTGTTGGCGCTGCGACCGATCCGATTTACAATCAGCTACCAATTGATCATGCTAAGTTTTACCCTATTTATGCAAAATGCTGTGAATTGGATATCCCTATTGTCATTACGACTGGTCCAGCCAGGTTTACGGAAGGTACAGTTAGCGCTTTTGCCCATCCGGATCAAATTGACCGTGTCGCTAATGATTTCCCTGAATTAAGAGTAATCGTTAGTCATGGCGCTTGGCCGTATATCAGTGAAATGGTAGGCTGTGCATTCAGAAATAAAAATGTTTATGTAGAATGCTCAGAATATGAAAAGTTTCCTGGCAGTGAAGCTTTCATTGAAGCGGCTAAGGGAATATTGCAAGATCGAGTTGTTTTTGCCAGTGCGCATCCATTTGTTCATTATAAAGATGCTGTAGCATTGTATGATGGATTTGGATTCACTGATGATGTAAAGGAAAAAATTATGTACAAAAACGCAAAGCGGGTTTTAGGACTTTAA
- a CDS encoding glycyl-radical enzyme activating protein, with the protein MMHTGTVFNIQHYSVHDGPGIRTIIFLKGCPLHCRWCSNPESHYSGPEVAFNAGKCIGNECKICFSKAPNSFKWDDEQQLPIMLENKSETVLYAAKLCPAKALTIYGKNMTVEEVVHEVEKDQTFYSRSEGGVTFSGGEPLMQADFLKDVLQECKKRSIHSAIETTAYAPWREVQSIFRDLDYIMVDLKHMDEDKHIEWTGVSNKNILENLKNIYAEFPNKPIKVRTPVIPGFNDEPDTLLAISEFVKKELPTAEYELLKYHRFGLNKYAFIGKEYTINRDVELSENRFEEFKNIVR; encoded by the coding sequence ATGATGCATACAGGTACAGTATTTAATATACAACACTATTCTGTCCATGATGGACCGGGCATACGAACCATTATCTTTTTAAAAGGTTGTCCCTTGCATTGCAGATGGTGTTCAAATCCGGAAAGTCATTACTCAGGGCCGGAAGTGGCTTTTAATGCTGGAAAATGTATTGGGAATGAATGCAAAATTTGTTTTAGTAAAGCACCCAATAGTTTCAAATGGGATGATGAGCAGCAGTTGCCGATAATGCTTGAAAATAAGTCTGAAACGGTATTGTATGCAGCAAAACTTTGTCCGGCTAAGGCGTTAACGATATACGGGAAAAATATGACGGTAGAAGAGGTTGTTCATGAGGTAGAAAAAGATCAAACTTTCTATTCCCGTTCAGAAGGGGGTGTCACTTTTAGTGGTGGTGAACCACTTATGCAAGCGGATTTTTTAAAAGATGTTTTGCAAGAATGCAAGAAACGCAGCATTCATTCAGCAATTGAAACAACCGCTTATGCCCCATGGAGGGAAGTTCAATCAATTTTTAGAGATTTAGATTATATTATGGTAGATCTGAAACATATGGATGAGGATAAGCATATTGAATGGACTGGTGTGAGCAACAAGAATATTTTAGAAAACTTAAAGAATATTTATGCTGAATTTCCGAACAAACCTATTAAGGTACGGACTCCTGTCATTCCTGGATTTAATGATGAACCGGATACTCTTCTTGCCATCTCAGAGTTTGTAAAAAAAGAATTACCTACGGCTGAGTATGAACTTCTCAAGTATCACCGATTCGGATTAAATAAATATGCTTTTATTGGTAAAGAATATACCATCAATAGAGACGTAGAGCTTAGTGAAAATCGTTTTGAAGAGTTTAAAAATATAGTAAGGTAG
- the hpsG gene encoding (2S)-3-sulfopropanediol dehydratase — MLTQNHEAPDTCCHVLSPHEQKLADDIAGRQGYRAGRDRIYNMLDKVSGVTPKIDVERGKYFTESMKETEGEMLCLRWAKALAHIAKNIDIYIDENNLLVGRAGAKPGRYGILFPELDGNIYEAALKGLKERAESPFDYDEEDARVMVEEIAPYWEGKTFFEDLTKALPKETYDLTYDQEDAMKSTYIVNETASFRSSIQWVHDYEKVLKVGFKGIKEEAQAMLDALDPLSPVDNAKKRPFLEAIITVADAIVLWAHRHGDKAREMAATTEDQNRKQELLDIADRCYRVPEFPAENFRDAVQSQWFTQMFSRIEQKTGTIISNGRMDQYFYPFYQADKEAGILTDEEAMELLECMWVAMAEFVDLYISPTGGAFNEGYAHWEAVTIGGQTPDGVDATNELSYLFLRSKQEFPLNYPDLAARIHATSPERFVVEVAKTIKEGTGFPKLINDEEVVPLLLAKGAQFEEAYDYAVSGCAECRMPNRDTYTSSCAYVNFASALEMVLYNGKTVHTGDQVLGLETGNPNNFSTFDEFMAAYNKQTENLLKHAFIQQYHIIRLRAEHFATPLGSSMHKLCMANNIDLHQPNIPGGIDLGYFELMGYGTVVDSLAAIKKLVFEDKVLTMQEVIDACKNNFQGYAIARQYMLNAPKYGNNDTYADAIAKEIDKRAVEFTRAYSDELGVQLDLRLVPFTSHVPFGKVVGATPNGRKDTMPLSDGSSPTQGMDVNGPTAILLSNYKSKNYEYRNRAARLLNIKFSPNCLAGDDGTKKLVDFIRTWCDLKLWHVQFNVVNRETLVEAKKNPDNYRGLIVRVAGYSAYFCELSPDLQDDLIARTTQDAI; from the coding sequence ATGTTAACTCAAAACCATGAAGCACCGGATACTTGCTGCCATGTCTTATCTCCTCATGAACAGAAACTGGCTGATGATATTGCAGGTCGCCAAGGCTACCGAGCTGGTCGTGATCGCATCTATAATATGCTTGATAAAGTTAGTGGTGTAACGCCTAAAATTGACGTGGAACGGGGCAAATACTTTACTGAATCTATGAAAGAAACAGAGGGTGAAATGCTCTGTTTGCGTTGGGCGAAAGCTTTAGCGCATATTGCTAAGAACATTGATATTTATATTGATGAGAACAATCTTTTAGTAGGTCGTGCTGGGGCTAAGCCTGGTCGTTATGGTATTCTCTTCCCGGAACTGGATGGTAATATTTATGAAGCCGCCCTTAAAGGCTTAAAAGAAAGAGCGGAGTCTCCTTTCGACTATGATGAAGAAGATGCACGCGTTATGGTTGAAGAAATTGCGCCCTACTGGGAAGGCAAAACTTTTTTTGAAGATTTAACGAAAGCTCTTCCTAAAGAAACCTATGATTTAACTTATGACCAGGAAGACGCAATGAAATCTACTTACATTGTTAATGAAACGGCTTCTTTTCGCTCATCTATCCAGTGGGTTCATGATTATGAAAAAGTTTTAAAAGTCGGCTTTAAAGGCATTAAAGAAGAAGCCCAGGCGATGCTGGATGCATTAGATCCGCTAAGTCCAGTAGATAATGCGAAAAAACGTCCCTTCTTAGAAGCCATTATTACAGTAGCTGACGCCATCGTTTTATGGGCACACCGTCATGGTGACAAGGCTAGAGAAATGGCTGCAACGACGGAAGATCAAAATAGAAAGCAAGAGCTATTAGATATTGCTGATCGCTGCTATCGTGTACCGGAATTTCCGGCAGAAAACTTTAGAGATGCAGTTCAAAGTCAGTGGTTCACTCAGATGTTCTCTCGGATTGAGCAAAAAACCGGAACCATTATTTCTAATGGTCGTATGGATCAGTATTTTTATCCGTTTTACCAAGCAGATAAAGAAGCCGGCATCTTAACAGATGAAGAAGCTATGGAACTTCTCGAATGCATGTGGGTTGCAATGGCTGAATTTGTTGACCTCTACATTTCTCCGACCGGTGGTGCTTTCAACGAAGGTTATGCCCACTGGGAAGCCGTTACCATTGGCGGACAAACGCCGGACGGTGTTGATGCAACGAATGAGCTCTCCTATCTCTTCTTACGGTCTAAACAGGAATTCCCGTTAAACTATCCGGACCTTGCAGCACGGATTCACGCTACGTCCCCGGAAAGATTTGTCGTGGAAGTCGCAAAAACTATTAAAGAAGGAACTGGTTTCCCGAAATTAATCAACGATGAAGAAGTTGTTCCCTTGCTCCTGGCAAAAGGCGCTCAGTTTGAAGAAGCCTATGACTACGCCGTATCTGGTTGCGCTGAATGCCGGATGCCCAACCGGGATACCTATACATCAAGTTGTGCTTATGTCAACTTTGCATCTGCGCTAGAAATGGTTCTTTATAATGGTAAAACCGTTCATACTGGAGATCAAGTTTTAGGACTTGAAACAGGTAACCCCAATAATTTCTCCACTTTTGATGAGTTTATGGCAGCTTATAATAAGCAAACTGAAAACCTCTTAAAACACGCCTTCATTCAACAATACCATATTATTCGCCTGAGAGCTGAACACTTTGCTACCCCGTTGGGTTCTTCTATGCACAAGCTTTGCATGGCAAATAATATCGATTTACATCAGCCGAATATCCCGGGTGGGATTGACTTAGGTTACTTTGAATTGATGGGCTACGGGACTGTTGTGGACTCCTTAGCGGCCATTAAAAAACTTGTCTTTGAGGATAAGGTTTTAACCATGCAAGAAGTCATTGATGCTTGCAAAAATAATTTCCAAGGTTATGCCATTGCACGTCAATATATGCTTAATGCGCCAAAATATGGTAACAATGATACCTATGCTGATGCTATTGCCAAAGAAATTGATAAACGGGCCGTGGAATTCACTCGCGCTTATAGTGATGAACTAGGTGTTCAATTAGACTTACGCTTAGTTCCCTTCACCAGCCATGTGCCATTCGGGAAGGTTGTTGGGGCAACGCCGAATGGGCGTAAAGACACCATGCCCTTATCTGATGGTTCTTCTCCGACACAAGGTATGGATGTTAACGGTCCTACAGCTATTCTTTTGTCCAACTATAAATCTAAGAACTATGAGTATCGCAATAGAGCAGCTCGCCTTCTGAACATTAAATTCTCTCCGAACTGCTTAGCTGGAGATGATGGTACGAAGAAGTTGGTCGATTTCATTCGCACATGGTGTGATTTAAAATTATGGCACGTCCAATTTAACGTTGTGAACCGCGAAACACTTGTCGAAGCTAAGAAAAATCCAGATAATTATCGCGGCTTGATTGTTCGTGTTGCCGGGTACAGTGCTTACTTCTGTGAATTATCTCCGGATCTTCAAGATGACTTAATTGCCCGTACAACTCAGGATGCCATCTAA
- a CDS encoding TRAP transporter large permease subunit: protein MSDINTSLTINRKETVKNQGLWRWLDANIERVLLMFILLAIILLMTYQTLGRYVFVRLLGMNINLAWTEESARFLFVWMTYLAVPISIRYRNMIRVTALVDRLSKRWQATLWAASDFLFFILGAGIFYFGIRHIHMLMTFPQTTAVLGIQYAVVYLILPIGFGLILLRLGQDLLRLVREDGSRPLVEGLMVAAILMAPSLIGLELPAVTWLFGYFIVFVIIGVPIAIALGLSAFVTMYAAATLPINYIATQTFTSIDNVTIMAIPFFIAAGTFMGEGGLSARLLTLADDLLGRSYGGFGMATVLTCMLFAAMSGSGPATVAAIGSLTIPAMIERGYDKHFAAALVAAAGSIGVMIPPSNPFVVYGVASNTSVGDLFMAGIVPGIIVGVVLMGYTYYLAKKNDWHGDTFDNPGERIRKSLWDAKWALMVPIIILGGIYSGLMTPTESAAVAAFYGLIVGLFLYKGINRKNIGDCLVNSTGTSAIVILLMAMASIFGNILTLEEIPATIAKAILGISENPIIILLCINILLLIVGMFMEALAAIVILTPILLPIVIQLGVNPVHFGVIMVVNLAIGFITPPVGVNLFVSSGIANLRLERIAKAVMPMLGLMIIILLLITYVPNIVMWLPNLLNN from the coding sequence ATGTCGGATATAAACACTTCCCTTACAATTAATCGCAAAGAAACCGTTAAGAATCAAGGCTTGTGGCGTTGGTTAGACGCTAACATAGAGCGTGTTTTGCTCATGTTTATTTTATTGGCGATTATATTGCTTATGACCTATCAAACGTTGGGGCGATATGTATTTGTCAGGCTCTTGGGCATGAATATTAATCTTGCCTGGACTGAAGAGTCTGCTCGCTTCTTATTTGTTTGGATGACCTATCTAGCAGTTCCCATTTCTATTCGTTATAGAAATATGATTCGTGTGACGGCTTTGGTGGACCGATTATCAAAACGCTGGCAAGCTACTTTATGGGCAGCTTCTGATTTCTTGTTTTTCATTTTAGGTGCAGGTATCTTTTATTTTGGAATACGTCATATTCATATGTTAATGACATTTCCTCAAACAACGGCAGTTTTAGGCATTCAATATGCGGTTGTCTATTTAATACTACCAATTGGATTTGGCTTAATATTGCTAAGGTTAGGCCAGGATTTACTTCGGTTGGTTCGAGAAGATGGTAGCAGACCTTTGGTTGAAGGACTAATGGTTGCAGCAATTCTAATGGCACCGTCTCTAATTGGCTTGGAACTACCTGCCGTGACTTGGTTGTTTGGTTACTTTATTGTGTTTGTTATTATCGGTGTCCCTATTGCAATAGCCTTGGGATTATCAGCTTTTGTGACAATGTATGCAGCAGCAACGCTGCCAATCAACTATATTGCAACGCAGACATTTACCTCCATTGACAATGTTACCATTATGGCAATTCCCTTCTTCATCGCTGCAGGAACTTTTATGGGAGAAGGTGGCTTATCAGCTCGTTTATTAACTTTAGCGGACGACCTCTTAGGTCGTAGTTATGGCGGGTTTGGTATGGCGACAGTTTTAACTTGCATGCTTTTTGCAGCTATGAGCGGTTCAGGCCCGGCTACCGTGGCGGCTATTGGTAGTTTAACAATCCCTGCAATGATAGAACGAGGATACGATAAACATTTTGCTGCAGCTTTAGTTGCAGCTGCAGGATCAATTGGTGTTATGATACCACCTTCAAATCCATTTGTTGTTTATGGGGTTGCTTCAAATACTTCCGTTGGAGATTTGTTTATGGCGGGGATTGTGCCAGGGATTATAGTAGGTGTGGTTTTAATGGGCTACACGTATTATTTGGCCAAGAAAAATGATTGGCATGGCGATACATTTGATAACCCCGGTGAGCGCATCCGCAAATCGTTATGGGACGCTAAATGGGCACTTATGGTACCGATTATTATTTTAGGTGGTATTTACAGTGGCCTTATGACGCCAACAGAATCAGCGGCTGTTGCGGCTTTTTACGGTCTTATTGTGGGCTTGTTTCTATATAAAGGCATAAACCGAAAAAATATTGGAGACTGCTTGGTTAATTCTACAGGAACATCTGCTATCGTTATTTTATTAATGGCAATGGCAAGTATTTTTGGGAATATCCTTACTCTTGAAGAAATTCCGGCTACAATTGCCAAAGCGATTTTAGGTATATCTGAAAATCCGATTATTATCCTTTTGTGCATTAATATTCTCTTGCTAATTGTAGGCATGTTTATGGAAGCATTAGCTGCCATTGTAATTTTAACGCCTATTCTCCTTCCAATTGTCATCCAGTTGGGCGTTAATCCGGTTCATTTCGGTGTAATTATGGTGGTTAACCTTGCTATTGGGTTTATTACACCGCCTGTGGGTGTCAACTTATTTGTTTCCAGTGGTATTGCGAATTTACGTTTAGAGCGTATTGCAAAAGCGGTTATGCCCATGCTTGGATTAATGATCATCATTTTGCTTCTGATCACCTACGTGCCGAATATTGTCATGTGGTTGCCAAACTTGTTAAACAATTAA
- a CDS encoding TRAP transporter substrate-binding protein has product MKKTMGTWLSILVVLTLLVTAGCGQASNREKDGTLVLRIANPQATGDVVTLGYEKLAELVDKRSGGKMKIDLYSNAILGGDRATTEAVQENTLDMASCSSPNFAGFIPEFMAFDLPYITNPKYQKNLYNAIDNGELGDYYRKVARSKGFEIIMFSEYGYRNFATADIPLHTTADFKGIKLRTTDSPVEIAVARSLGAQAMPVAWGETYTALTQGAIDGEGNTWSLLYSAKHHEALKYGIQSRHNYSMHILVMNKDRFDAMTKKERKILVDCARDALNWQRENAAQVSVKSEQAMVESGIQIYQPTDSEMQDFMDKTHSVYKQFVGKRIPNKAIDLVKKTQTDDYVMLKKGDA; this is encoded by the coding sequence ATGAAGAAAACAATGGGTACATGGCTTTCAATTTTAGTCGTATTAACCTTGCTTGTAACAGCTGGATGTGGGCAGGCGTCTAATCGCGAAAAAGACGGCACACTTGTTTTACGAATTGCGAATCCACAGGCGACAGGAGATGTTGTGACGTTAGGTTATGAAAAATTGGCTGAATTAGTTGATAAACGATCGGGCGGTAAAATGAAAATTGACTTATATTCAAATGCCATTTTAGGTGGGGATCGTGCTACGACAGAAGCTGTTCAGGAAAACACCTTAGATATGGCAAGCTGTTCATCGCCTAATTTCGCTGGGTTTATTCCGGAGTTCATGGCATTTGACCTGCCGTATATTACAAATCCTAAGTATCAAAAGAATCTTTATAATGCAATTGATAATGGTGAATTAGGTGACTATTATCGTAAGGTTGCACGTTCTAAAGGGTTTGAAATTATTATGTTTAGCGAGTATGGTTATCGGAATTTTGCAACAGCAGATATCCCGTTACATACAACAGCGGATTTCAAAGGAATTAAATTAAGAACAACAGATAGTCCTGTTGAAATCGCGGTAGCTCGCTCATTAGGTGCCCAAGCGATGCCTGTTGCTTGGGGAGAAACTTATACAGCTTTAACCCAAGGCGCAATTGATGGTGAAGGGAATACCTGGTCTCTGCTATATAGTGCTAAACATCATGAAGCTTTAAAATACGGAATACAATCTCGTCATAACTACTCAATGCATATATTGGTAATGAATAAAGACCGATTTGATGCAATGACAAAAAAAGAAAGAAAAATTTTAGTTGATTGTGCCCGTGACGCTCTAAATTGGCAAAGGGAAAATGCCGCTCAGGTTAGCGTTAAATCAGAGCAAGCAATGGTTGAATCAGGTATCCAAATTTATCAACCGACTGATAGTGAAATGCAAGATTTTATGGATAAAACGCATTCTGTATATAAGCAATTTGTTGGTAAACGCATTCCAAACAAGGCTATTGATTTGGTCAAAAAAACACAAACTGATGATTACGTAATGCTTAAAAAGGGGGACGCTTAA
- the ndk gene encoding nucleoside-diphosphate kinase produces the protein MERTFCMIKPDGVRRRLIGDIIARFERKGLTVVALDFCTLTQDQAERHYAEHKDKPFFAELVAFITSGPVVPMVLEGPDAVAAARALIGATDPLKAAAGTIRGDYGLRLSENVIHGADSPASAKRETANILPDCNI, from the coding sequence ATGGAACGCACCTTTTGTATGATTAAGCCGGATGGCGTCCGCCGCCGGTTGATCGGGGATATTATTGCTCGTTTTGAACGCAAGGGGTTAACAGTGGTGGCGCTGGATTTTTGTACCTTGACGCAAGACCAGGCGGAACGCCATTATGCGGAGCATAAAGATAAGCCTTTTTTTGCTGAATTGGTGGCCTTCATCACGTCCGGACCGGTCGTTCCCATGGTGCTGGAAGGGCCTGATGCGGTGGCGGCGGCCCGGGCCTTAATCGGGGCAACAGACCCGCTCAAGGCGGCAGCGGGAACCATTCGCGGCGATTACGGGCTGCGTTTATCTGAAAATGTTATTCACGGCGCAGACAGCCCTGCCAGCGCCAAACGAGAAACGGCTAATATTCTGCCCGATTGCAATATATAA